The Helianthus annuus cultivar XRQ/B chromosome 11, HanXRQr2.0-SUNRISE, whole genome shotgun sequence region TTGTGATATGAGAGTGTCTTCGTATCCTCGTATGTGTATTATGGttagtcttaggaaagacttGTATATTTAAGACAAAAGATAAGATAGGAGCAAAGTAGGGATAATTCAAGTAATTTAAGCATGATAACAAGAATGGTCAAGTATAGGtccctaaactatagactaggtcaaaaagcatggcaatttttcttaattccctatagttatggctctgataccaacctgtcacaccctaaccgatggcgaaaacatcggagtgagactaaaacgagattgcaagagacttcataacgactaattgtgacaagtatttaaaataTCGATTTTTCATTTAATGCTAAAGGTAATACATCGTTTCAAAGGAAAATACAACATTtaaaacataacaatttaaacaACAAAACATGAATTTAAACTAAGTGCGTTTCTAGTCCATCCTACTAGATTTCTTTTCAATGCATCAATATCAAGCTCCtgcaatatatattaaaataacatGTCAACACAAAAGCATTGGTAAGCATACAAGTTTAGTATACTAGCATATGTATAAAAGAATTTAACGAGATCCAGATGGCAAAAACGTATACTAAGGCATAAACATAACATGAACTAGCATGTATCACATACGTGTCAACCCAAAGATTCCACTAGTGTAATCTTGTCGTCGCAAGGACAAGAGCGTTTGTATGATTGCTTAACATAGACCCAACAAGGATGGTGTGCTACtgctatagcgctatatatgttaagGTAGGCTCGcacgaagttaatgacaaagtATAGTGCAAGAATGGCTTCTAGCATGCATGTATTCCTAAAATATAAACGTATAAAGCATGTATTAACGGATTCGTTTGTATGAATAAAGTATTTGCATATGTGTGATTGTGTGAgttttaatacatatatatatatatatattgcacccaaaagtgtaaaaacaGTAAgagggtcatgtatactcacagtTTACGAAGTAATTCCACTTAGCCTTGAGTATTTGGAACACTGAAGTTACCCTAAGAGGGAAATGTATGTGTGTGAGTTTTGGTTTTTGTTTAATGGATTGGATTCGGAAATTAAAAGTTAACGTATACGAATGTAAATTTAGGTACCATGAGAATGGTCATGCAAGGAGGTAGGATGAATTCCATCCATTTaacctcattatatgattcaccaaagcacaaaatcATCAACTTTGTTGATGATTTCGGTTGGTCATGAATTGGAAAATAATAAGACTAAAACCTACTAAATCTACAAACAACCAAGTGAGCTAGCTAGATGCGTGCATCCCAAACATGGAAAGTGTTTGGGGACGTGATGTAGGCTTGTCCCTTTGATGGAAATTGTTTGAGACTTAGTGGTATGAAGATAAAAAATATCAACAAGTGAGGTAGTGGAGCAAGATTGGAGAGCCAAAGCTTCCATGGTTCACACTTTCACCAAAACACAAGTCTCATCATATGAAGATGGTGAGCTTGGATGGTCTCATCATTTgtaggttgtttaaaccttgtcaaaacagaaagtttagaagGTGTTTGAACCTTTAAACTTGTAGTAATCAACAATACTCAAGCTCCATAACCAtaggtttgattagaagcaaggtTGATGAAATATTGTACAAACATGTTTATAGTTTGTAAGTAAAAGTATCATCAAAACAGAATTTTAATACCATTTTGGACCTCAATGTGGTGAGGTTCCACCTTAGTTTGCCATGTCAAACTTGTggaaaccttcctagaggttatccaagtagtTTGGAAGAAGAAATGAGGAAGAATGTTGAATAAAAGTGAGTGAAAACTCACTTAGAACACTAAGTGTTTTCAGCCCAAAATGGAGAATTCTTGAGAGTTTTTGGATGTTTGTAGTGATTTGTAGAGTGTGTAAAGGTTTTAGGAAGGTGTGGGAGGAATGTATTTATAGTGGGGGATTAGGGTTTGGGTTTAAGAAGGTTGGAAGGTGATTGGGGAATAAAGGAGGTGGAAAAGGTTCAAATATGGTTGGTTAAAAATGTAGGCTGAAAAATGGGCATCTTCGCGCCACGCGACAATGCAACATGTTCCCGTCGCATGGCACGACGGGTCAtgtttttccaactttttgattttgTCCATTTTAAGCCgttgaacttggtttttaagttattttatgtCGTTTTCTTATATTTTAGCTTGTTTTTAGGTATTCAAATTGTAACAAAGTATTGTATGACTGTGATGTATGTACAATTGATAATTCCAAGTATTCGAGTCTCGGTTTTTTTGCGTATAAACACGTATTTGATGATTGATTTCATGTAacacaagtatgtaacatgtatatGTATGAAAATGACTTCCATTATAATCAACGTCTCCGATTACAAGATTGGAAATGAAATAAgaatacaagtttccaaaaatagaaatacgaatacaactttctaaatatggaaagtacagaAATGCGAAGCGTTACATGCGTATTACACATTGGATATAACATAAAGcacaatgagtatcaaactaaaaacacaatggaaagtagaCCAACATCACAACAACAAATAAAAGATACAATGGACAACAAACTAAACACAATGGTCATAACGTAAAACATAATGAAACAAcaaattaaaacacaatggatagcagaataaacacaatgaccataacctataacacaatgtataaAAAACCCAGATATAACATCATCATTGTGTCATACATTTTGTTACAGGTTCTAATAAAAATACAGTGGATATAACCAAAATTAACATTAtgttataagttttgataataacacaatgtgtAAAAACCTTAGTAAAAAACGTAAGGACCGAGACCCAGTTGAAAGATACAATGACCACAAGCTCTAACACAATACAAAGAAACCCAGTAAAAGtgaatttttttatattatttttatatagtaatatcatactcatattaaagataaaaaacgctcgttattatggtaaTGTAAAAAAAATGACGTGTGAAAGAGTTATGAACGTTTTAAATTGATGAGTGGAATTGACATGTGTCTTGCATCTGGGGAGAGAAAGTCAATAAATGTAGAATTCCCTTTATACCCTCCCATTATTTTCTTTTTCCTAAAACTAATCTCAATCCTGCAAATCTAAATTAATGtagtaggatagaggatcctgtacattaattcagaagtgtgagaagtgtattataacattatatataacaccatataaacaccgtataacaatatgtaacaccatataacatcatacaacactatgtaacactatataacactatataacaaatataacactatagtttgtctgatagcatgtctatgatagatgtatagtgttatatattgttatatagtgtcatatagtgttacatagtattatatggtgttatatggtgttacatagtgttatacggtgtttatatagtgttatatatagtgttataatacacttctcataattctggattaatgtacaggatccctaCCCAATGTAGTAGAATCTTTCTTACTCTTCTTATTTATGGTGTCTCTTGTATTTGATTCTAATCCAATGGACTAGATGCATATTGGAGAAACGAGTGCTAAAATAATAAACTAACAAATTATTTAAATTAAGAGAAAAATATGAGAGATAATGTAATTACAATATAATTGGAGAAAGAAAACATTTAAACTTTgctattatattatttttatttgtttttttatttctaaATACAAAAAAGAATGAATGATCCAGATTGGttcattttattaacaaaaacCATTAGCTTCACTCACAAACCCCACGCTACATTTATATTCTCCACTAGGTTTTTatccgggattgcttcccgggctcgggaaatttatttagattaattaattactatttgtttGTAATACGACCACAATACATCAACCATCTCATTCGATTCAACATcaatgtcttcaaatcaccggattagatcatgaactcatattagaggacaaacaaaagcacaacaggaccatatgaataatatcatttccacttttacaTCAATGCACTTATATGATAGGGtgatttggaattttgaaaaaatcttTGTTTATGTACCTCTTTTACAAAATAAGGTGTTGACCAAATTTGAAACAGATGTTAACCAAAAGTCAATAAGATATTGACAAATAGTTAAATAGATGTtgagcttaaacagatgtttggtttaaggcctaacatctgtttatggccaaacatctgtttaaggtcaaacatctgtttaagtccaaatatctgatatagaagaagaacatctgtttaaggcaaaacatttgtttaaggtcaaacatgtgtttaaagtcaaacaactgtttaagtccaaacatctgatataaaaggccaaacatTTGTTAAatgccaaacatctgtttaagccttAACAGATCTTTAACTTGTTAAGATCTACTGTCTTCTAACACAGTTTTCCTCTACAAAACACTGTTgaacctaacatgggtttccattaactattgaccaaaaggcaaacagatgttcaaactaCTATTTGTTATTGAAGTTCTTTAAAAAATTAGATAGAATTCAAGAAAATGGAACAATGACTTAAAGGACTATaatttaacacataatctaattggccaaatttaaaacataaaatgctaataacagtgttttatcatCTTAGCCATACATAGCAACAAATCATCAAGTTAATAATTTAAGAAAAAAAGCTACAACATCACCATCAAAAAATTCATAATTAGTATCTGATAACAGAACAGACTTAAAATGTGTTTGTTAAACTGATGTAACTTGATTTAATACTATCTTCTGTTGCGAAGACACgtatgtaaaatgcaacatatcaCCAAACCTCAAGTTATTGTCAGTCATAAACTTTCGCCAACCGTCCAACGTATAACGTGGCTTCAATTCATTTAACTCCAACTTAACATCATAAACCTCAACAACTCCAACcatgttttgaactttcaaaggatgaagatcaagagAAAGACCTGCTCGTCTTGCAACTTCAGCAGGAAGACGCTACATGTATTGTGTGGAAAAAAATAATAGTCAGACAAATAAACGTAAATCATTAGTTTATTATAAAAAATGGTATACCAGCCTATAGTCTCCTTTGCGATCAAAATGAAAGAACTCAGGGTCAAGAGGACGTCCAGAATGTTTTTTTTGCACTCTTTGCAATCTTATTTCTACGGTTAAGTACATAATACACAATAACATAAAATACACACAATggtataaatatattttaaaacgATATGAATATCAAATTAAAAGAATGACATAATGAAGATTTAGACCTGGTTAAGATTGAATTTGGCGCAGAGCACAGAAAGGATCTCATCATCGTTAGTGGCCATTGAAATACCATAGTTTTCAACCTGATGCTCAATGTTATAGTCTTTAACACTTATGATGAAAGCATACCTCTTTCCAATCAATGTGTCAAAGATCTCAGGATATGGGTTCGGTATCTCTCCAGAATTAACAACctatgattttataaaaattaatataaattacAATGAGCAGAATGATTCCATAATTGAGAACATAcaattttataaatattaattttaaattatatatagTACATGGCTAATTAACTGAATGCATGTATTTGTTACCTGATCTTGAATTGAAACTAACTCTTTGGCAGTTTTCTGAAGAATCTTGTAAGCTTCAAAATCAAACAGTATCAAAGACACAGTACCGGAAGAATCTTGCACCCTAATAGGTATCTTGAACCTATCAAAGTTAAAAACAAATGAAAACATTAGTATTACTAATAACAAAAGTGTGGTTCATATTAGTATTTAGTATAAGGAAATAAAAGTGTAATCTCAAACCGGGGAATAGAATAGATGTCGACTCCTTCACATTTATCATTTGTACACACCAACGATTTTTCATGATAAACATCAGATAAACCATCCGGATTTTCTTTCGTTACAAATCTTTCCTCCACACCTGACTTACAGTGGTTACAACCATTGTAATACCAAAGTTTATCAGTGCATATAGCTGTGATTGTGCCAATAACCAAAACCTTCTTTGTCTATCAACATCAAACAAAAATAATTACACTTAGAAAAGACTTTTAAAAAACTCAGCATGTAGAGTACTTATAAGAAAATACACACCGTTGATATGGTTCCAAGGAAACCAATAAGCATGAAATCAGGGTTATTAAGAAACTCATCTTCAACACTTGAGATAACGATTGAACCAACATGATCATTTGATGAAGATGAAGCAGAAATTTTCTCTACATACCTAAACAGATTCATGTGATCaaattaaaacgtaaaaaataAATGTAAGTACAAAATAATACTGTTCAATGTTTATATGCATATTACTAACTATACCTCTTCCTAAAAGAGGATATCTCTTCAATGTCAGTGTCAATAAAAAGTCTGCTTAGCTCAAAGCCGTTTGCAACACCACGCTTGCCTGaatttaaaaataaaaccaaatatAGATCAATATAAATAGTGTCAAATTTAAAACATATAAGTAAATCTAAAGATAAATGtataacaataaaaaaattaaactaattaagtTTAAATTGTACCTTTGTAAAGGTTGACCATACCAAAATGACAAAAGATAACAACATATTTCTTTCGTTTCTTATCATTCATGTAAGCAAACATGTCAATAGCAAAACCATCCCACAAAGTAACCGGACACTTTTGGCCTCTAAAATATTAACATAAAACATAATAACATCAAGCAACCTTATAATGGTTTAAACGTTAAAATGCAACAACTTAATAAAAAGAAAGCACTCATTGCCTTCAAGTCTAAGATTAAGTCTCTTGCCCTTGCTCCCATCCTTCTTTGACGTATCCTCTAGATTGAAACATACATCCACATAACCGATCCAATCTATAAACAAAAATATATTGTGAAAAGAAAACAGCATTAAGAAGTGAtaacaataaaagaaaaaaaacaataagACAAAACAATAGATATATATCATGTAGTGATTTACACACCAATAACTGTATTAACTTCAAATTTATTTTTAACAATATCCTTGAGGTTAACGAAATTAAAACGGTATTTCGGTCCAGACCAGTCAAAGCATTTCTTAACAGAAGTATAGAAATACAGTGATATTTTGTCATTTCTCTTGGTATACTTAGCAGAGGACTTATTAGTAGCAAGAGAAGGTTTGGTGATAAGAAGACATTCATCCAACTGAAGAATTTCCTTGAATTTTCCTAGCATCTTATGCAAACAGCTGGCTTGAATCATAGTTCCCTAAGAATATGAAACATCCGATTAAATAAAAAAGGTGTTATATTCATTTGCATATTCATATGTCCAAAAAAATTATAAGACAACTATATACGGTACCATCTCATCCATGAAGATCATATCAAGACGatatatttcatttttattattattcatcatcttcttcgaaATGCTAACAATCTTCACTCTAATCGAATAGTTGTTTGAGAATGTATTAAGATCGTTAAGCATGCTAACCTTTCAACCTCCATTTGAAGACTgtacataaaaaaaaaaagaatatgcaaaatataagtattgttaaaCGTAATATGATAATACAATAAGCATGGATGTTcttaaaaaaaatatcaaggtTGGAATTCAAGCTTACCGATTATCCAATAAAAATTTTAACCGAATGCAGTGGCAAATGTAATTTAAAATGTAGGGAGAGTATATCTTTATATGCTGGTTTATTAAAGTAATAaaatattagaaatgatatgCAAAGCAGGCAAAAAAAGAGAAAgaacgtcaattttaaattacTATTTTGTATATTtagaatttcaaaattactgactTGATTTCAAAGCAATTGTTATAATTTCTTttctatattttattttaaatttaattaagaaataataaccgtcaatttgaaattcacattttgcttaactcaaatgtccaaagctcaagaaattagcattaattacttatttgatttgcaacaaatagtcattAACATCCAAGTGTATAGGAATTTTatttgaaattcacattttgctTAACTAAATATAAATACTTAAACACTGTTAACATCCAAGTGTATaggaattttattttattaaaataaagatGAAACAACTGTTCAATTAATAGTACAGATGAAACCACTGAAGTGATGTGATAAAAACAACTGTttctaaacactgttacatataaacactgatgCCATAAAAATCGTTACATATAAAACACTTAGGTGATGACAACTAACAACCTAACAGTCTATAAAACATTCATGGggaaaacactgttacatataaacactgttaacataaacaaacatagaATAACtaaagttgatgctgaaccactgttgtTGGACGTCATAAATTTCAGATTTAATTTCAAAGGTAAAAGTAGTGTATATTCTTACATGCTGCTTTAttaaagtaattaaatattacaaatgatatgcaaagtaggaaaaaaaagagagaacgaaaatttgaaattaccattttgaatattttgaatttcaaaattactgatattgtCAATAACTACTGACTTGATTTGAAAGCAAATGCCATAATgacttttttaaattttattttaactttaatcaaGATATAATAACCgtcaatttgaaattcaaaatttgcTTAATcaaatgtccaaagctcaagaaatcagcattaattactgatttgatttgaaacaaatagtcatcaagaatttttttttattttttaatttaactttaaattttatcataaAAATAATGTTGGTGGAACTCTTATGTAATTGGAATGTAAAgattaggtaaaatggtaatttgattgtaattctagttttcatttgataatttcaatgTATCACAAATTAACAACATcaataataaaaatgtgagcactGACTATTTTTTAGGGAAACcgctgatggtcaatatcagtgaATGTCAACAATGTAAAAGTGAACAGTGGCTATTTTTTCCAATCAGTGGATACCAACCAGTTTTCGAAACCCTGATGTTCggtcagtcagtggtcaacatgGAGATTGAAGAAACAGAGGGTGTATTTCAGCAGTGGAATACTTGAACAATCAAATGTGATAAATAGTGTTACATATAAACAACAGtcctaaacactgttacatataaacactgatgCCATAAAAATGCTTACATATAAAACACTGAGGtgatgacatctaacaacctaacagtctttaaaacattgatgcggaaaacactgttacatataaacactgttaacataaacaaataaacaatagaaTAACTAAAGTTGATGCCGAACCACTGTTGTAGTTTGACACTGTTATTGGACGTCATAAATTTCAGATTTAATTTTGAAAGGTAAGTATTGTATATATTTATACGCTGCTTTATTAAactaattaaatattagaaatgatatgcaaagtaggaaaaaaaagagagaacGAAAAATTTCAATTATCAatttgcatattttgaatttcaaaattaatGATATTATCAGTAACTACTGACTTGATTTGAAAGCAAATGTCATAAcaactttttaaaatttttttttaactttaatcaagatataataaccgtcaatttgaaattcaaaatttgcTTAATcaaatgtccaaagctcaagaaatcaGCATTAATTACtaatttgatttgaaacaaatagtcatcaagaatttttttttattttttaatcaaactttaaattttatcatgaaaaTAATGTTGGTGGAACTCTTATGTAATTGGATGTCAACAATGTAAAAGTGAGCAGTGGCTATTTTTCCGATCAGTGGATACCAACCAGTTTTggaaacactgatgtttggtcaATCAGTGGTCAACAGGGagattgaagaaacagaggttgtatttCAGCAGTGGAATATTTTGAACAATCAAATGTTTgaaccaatttcaagaatactatacccaaacaatcaagaTGAGGTGCTTAATATTCATCCAAGTGTATAGGAATTTTTTTAGTATAAAAATGAAACAACTGTTCAATTAATAGTACAGATCAAAACACTGAAGTGATAGGATAAATtatgttacatataaacactgttaaaATAAACAAAGATAGaataaacactgttaacataaacaaagataGAACAACTAATGTTGATGGGGAACCACTATTGTTGGAGAGTGTTTCACATTTAGTTGATCGGTGCTTGTCTGGACTTTGGTCTTGATCAGTGGTTTTTCATAATTGAACAGTGGATGATGTTTATCAAACTTTATGTACAACCATCGTTATATCCAACACTTGTTAGGCAGATCTGCAAAGGATTACAAATGAATCAATGCACCAATAAACAGTAAATCAAAACGTTAgaaatacaaaaaaataaatcACACCGATTTAAGTTACCTTGGTGATGTCCTAAACTTTTGTACTAGTATCACCTATCAACACACCTGGTATCACCTTTCACATTTCCATCTCCTCAACAACCGTCCGGCAGAGGTTGCTTCTAATCAACAAACTCTATAAACCAACAAAAAAGCTTTAAAAAGACAAAGTACAAAACATATCAAAATAAATCTACTCGTAATCATATGATACAACAAAGCAAACATACCAGAGTCACCGATTAAGAGGAGCTTATACAAAAGCGTTCATCGAGTATGATAAGAAACCCTAGGAGATCTGTTTCTTCTTCTGAGGATAGAAAAGGCTTCATCATGTTCAGTATGAGAAAATAGATAAAACGAAATAAAATTTCTGAATAAAAAAATAGATCTTACATGATTATTCTCTTCTTCAACCACTCGACGGTACATGATTTAGGGTTTCAAACGCAGATGTATCCAATAGAAGTAACCTCTGTCGTACATTGTTGAGGAGAtgaatatgagaagaagaagaagaaagataaaCATCAGAGAGGATAAACATCTATCGGAATAGAGCAGagcagagagagaaagaaagcaTTAGCCCTAAATGAGTAAATGAGGGATGATATAAATAGAGGAGGGCGGTGGTACTGTTGGACGGGAAAGAGAACTGAGGATGCCCTAATTAAGTGACACATAacccaaataactttcatttattatatataatagattattCTTTAATTTCTTGTTTTGTTGTTGTGTTTAACTATTAGTGATCATCTTTATTttgtatattatattatattgtacCTAAAAGAACTGATTAATGATCatctttattttatatattatatattatattgtaCCTAAAAGATAGTAATCTAATTTTGACAAAAAGTTTTACCACCGTATATGAACACAAAGATAATTGAAGAAAAACGTATTTGAAGGGTCTTTGGAAACTCCGATGATGAATATATGTTGAAAAAAACATTCAAACCGTCGTTGTCGACTTGTCGACTTGTCTGCTGTCAATTTTCATTCCTCGAACATTGATCCATTCAAactattttctttttatcttgAGAAAACAATAACTAACATAATTTAACATTAGACACATATAAGTTTTCACTCTTATATAGTTACATTGTGGTACGTAATTGTTCGAACATACATCATATTTGATACTCGTTTTTCTATACATAATATGATTATAGAATATGGTCAGCATATGCTGTAAAAACCCGATAAGTGACCCGGTAAAACGGAGTACAAGTTTTCCCTCCAACTATGTTTAATGGGTTGTGAGTGTTGCATCTTTGAAAGCTTTGAATTGGTCTGATTCTCGACATGCAATAATATAATAGTAAATTGCAACTTTTTTACTAATTTGGTCATGTTTACTTCTATTCTAATAATTCCAAAAAATACATTCTTGTTCAATACTTCCATCAACATCTATAAATACAAAATTTTCACACCCCACTttagaaaccaaaccaaaccaaaccaacctAAGCTAAAACAAAAACATTTAAGGCTTTGCTTTGCTTTCACTTTCCTCAAACAAAAACATTTAAACTTTTGCTTTCACTTTCCTAAAACAGAAACCATGCAACGTGCAGCCATGCTAAACAACATTAAACGTCAAATGGCATTACAAAAGGCCCGAACCGTGGTTCAACCCGCTGTTGATGTTTTCATAAACCATCGTGGGATCGATACAAAACGATCAATCGCCTCTTTGCTCTACAACCAACTCTTGTTGTCGAGAATCCCGTCGTTTCTTGACAACAAGAACATGAAACCGGGAGATAAACTTTTTGAGCATATCGATAAGGCAATACTCGGCTGCAAGATTGGCGTAGCAGTCTTTTCACCCCGTTATTGTGAATCGTATTTTTGTCTTCATGAACTTGCTTTGATGATGGAGTCTAGAAAAAAAGTTATTCCTATTTTTTGTGATGTGAAACCCTCTCAGCTTCGCGTCACGGATCATAAACTATGTTCTCCGTCTGAGATTAAAAGATTTAATTACGCGATCGAAGAGGCTAAGAATACTGTCGGACTCGCGTTCGACACTTCCAAAGGGTAAGCATTTGTTGATTTATTAAGCTCACCCTTTTCGAAAACTTTTCTGGAAATCTCAcggttttttatttttgtaaatctaacggtttttttttttttttatttttgtaactaAATTTTACAGGAATTGGGCGGATGTGGTAATGTATACAACCGAGTTGGTGAAAGAAACCTTGATAGAAATCGACAATGAGAAGAATGCTGCTCGCCCCGTTGAAATGGTGTACTAAAATTTTTACCATTTATCAGAACTAATATCAATCTAGTTAAcgacgatttttttttttttcgtttttttaattaaaaataatggCCTTTTTAGGTTGGTAAGTGTAAATTAGTTGCACATATTGACATTTTTTCTTGTAATCTATGCCTTCATATCtttgatttgtttgaataaaagttCATTGTAGATTTTACATACTGTTGAcaaaattttatataaaaatacatCTGTGTGTATAAATAAAGACAGTAATGTGTGTATATGAATACGTTTATACGCGTAACAATTTGTAACAAAATTCAAATAATGGTATGTGCAAATCAAAGATTATAAATATCTGCTTGCTGGTGAACTGATTCTGGAAGATCAATCAGGCTGTTGTTTTTTAAAAAACCTTGATACCATCTTGCTGACAATTTGGGTATTCGGTCAAATGTTTGACGGTCAACATAGTGCAACCCGAATCTTACATTGTACCCTTGTGCCCATTCGTAGTTATCCATCAACGACCATACAAAATAGCCACGAACATCAGCTCCATTACTGTcatttcaaaaatatatatatatatataaaaaaaaagagtCAACCTTCTTTTGACTTTCAGGGTGGTCAAACTGACTACTTGTGATATTCAGATTGTCACTATAATGTTTCTATTCTTAGTCTTTTATCATGAAGTCATGTT contains the following coding sequences:
- the LOC110891775 gene encoding TIR domain-containing protein-like; its protein translation is MQRAAMLNNIKRQMALQKARTVVQPAVDVFINHRGIDTKRSIASLLYNQLLLSRIPSFLDNKNMKPGDKLFEHIDKAILGCKIGVAVFSPRYCESYFCLHELALMMESRKKVIPIFCDVKPSQLRVTDHKLCSPSEIKRFNYAIEEAKNTVGLAFDTSKGNWADVVMYTTELVKETLIEIDNEKNAARPVEMVY
- the LOC110887783 gene encoding replication protein A 70 kDa DNA-binding subunit E-like encodes the protein MLNDLNTFSNNYSIRVKIVSISKKMMNNNKNEIYRLDMIFMDEMGTMIQASCLHKMLGKFKEILQLDECLLITKPSLATNKSSAKYTKRNDKISLYFYTSVKKCFDWSGPKYRFNFVNLKDIVKNKFEVNTVIDWIGYVDVCFNLEDTSKKDGSKGKRLNLRLEGNEGQKCPVTLWDGFAIDMFAYMNDKKRKKYVVIFCHFGMVNLYKGKRGVANGFELSRLFIDTDIEEISSFRKRYVEKISASSSSNDHVGSIVISSVEDEFLNNPDFMLIGFLGTISTTKKVLVIGTITAICTDKLWYYNGCNHCKSGVEERFVTKENPDGLSDVYHEKSLVCTNDKCEGVDIYSIPRFKIPIRVQDSSGTVSLILFDFEAYKILQKTAKELVSIQDQVVNSGEIPNPYPEIFDTLIGKRYAFIISVKDYNIEHQVENYGISMATNDDEILSVLCAKFNLNQRLPAEVARRAGLSLDLHPLKVQNMVGVVEVYDVKLELNELKPRYTLDGWRKFMTDNNLRY